In Phocoena phocoena chromosome 19, mPhoPho1.1, whole genome shotgun sequence, a genomic segment contains:
- the G6PC3 gene encoding glucose-6-phosphatase 3 isoform X1 produces MESTLGAGIAMAEALQNQLPWLENVWLWVTFLGDPKSLFLFYFPVAYYASRRVGIAVLWISLITEWLNLVFKWFLFGDRPFWWVHESGYYSQAPAQVHQFPSSCETGPGSPSGHCMITGAALWPIMTAISSQVATRTHSRWVRVIPSLAYCTFLLAVGLSRVFLLAHFPHQVLVGLITGAVLGWLMTPRVPTERELSFYGLTSLALLLGASLIYWTLFTLGLDLSWSINLASKWCERPEWVHLDSRPFASLSRDSGAALGLGIALHSPCYAQVRRAYLGHGQKLACLVLAMGLLGPLDWLGYPPQISLFYIFNFLKHTLWPCLVLALVPWLVHTFSAQEAPPIRSS; encoded by the exons ATGGAGTCCACGCTGGGCGCGGGCATCGCGATGGCCGAGGCGCTGCAGAACCAGCTGCCCTGGTTGGAGAACGTGTGGCTCTGGGTCACCTTTCTGGGCGACCCCAAGAGCCTCTTTCTGTTCTACTTTCCCGTGGCCTACTACGCCTCTCGCCGGGTGGGCATCGCAGTGCTCTGGATCAGCCTCATCACCGAGTGGCTCAACCTCGTCTTCAAGTG GTTTCTGTTTGGAGATAGGCCCTTTTGGTGGGTCCATGAGTCTGGGTACTACAGCCAGGCTCCAGCCCAGGTTCACCAGTTCCCCTCTTCTTGTGAAACTGGTCCAG GCAGCCCTTCCGGACACTGTATGATCACAGGAGCAGCCCTTTGGCCCATAATGACGGCCATCTCTTCCCAAGTGGCCACTCGGACCCACAG CCGCTGGGTGAGGGTGATACCTAGCTTGGCTTATTGCACCTTCCTGCTGGCGGTCGGCTTGTCCCGGGTCTTCCTCTTAGCACATTTCCCTCACCAGGTGTTGGTTGGCCTAATAACTG GTGCTGTCCTGGGCTGGCTGATGACCCCCCGGGTGCCCACGGAGCGGGAGCTAAGCTTCTACGGGTTGACCTCACTGGCCCTCTTGCTGGGTGCCAGCCTCATCTATTGGACCCTCTTTACACTGGGCCTGGATCTTTCTTG GTCCATCAACCTAGCCTCTAAGTGGTGTGAACGGCCTGAGTGGGTACACTTGGACAGCCGgccctttgcctctctgagccgcGACTCAGGGGCCGCCCTGGGTCTGGGCATCGCCCTTCACTCCCCCTGCTATGCCCAGGTGCGGCGGGCATACCTGGGACATGGCCAGAAGCTAGCCTGCCTTGTGTTGGCCATGGGGCTGCTGGGCCCCCTGGACTGGCTGGGCTACCCCCCTCAGATCAGCCTTTTCTACATCTTCAATTTCCTCAAGCACACCCTCTGGCCATGCCTGGTCCTGGCCCTCGTGCCCTGGTTGGTGCACACATTCAGTGCCCAGGAAGCACCACCCATCCGCTCTTCCTGA
- the G6PC3 gene encoding glucose-6-phosphatase 3 isoform X2 codes for MESTLGAGIAMAEALQNQLPWLENVWLWVTFLGDPKSLFLFYFPVAYYASRRVGIAVLWISLITEWLNLVFKWFLFGDRPFWWVHESGYYSQAPAQVHQFPSSCETGPGSPSGHCMITGAALWPIMTAISSQVATRTHRCCPGLADDPPGAHGAGAKLLRVDLTGPLAGCQPHLLDPLYTGPGSFLVHQPSL; via the exons ATGGAGTCCACGCTGGGCGCGGGCATCGCGATGGCCGAGGCGCTGCAGAACCAGCTGCCCTGGTTGGAGAACGTGTGGCTCTGGGTCACCTTTCTGGGCGACCCCAAGAGCCTCTTTCTGTTCTACTTTCCCGTGGCCTACTACGCCTCTCGCCGGGTGGGCATCGCAGTGCTCTGGATCAGCCTCATCACCGAGTGGCTCAACCTCGTCTTCAAGTG GTTTCTGTTTGGAGATAGGCCCTTTTGGTGGGTCCATGAGTCTGGGTACTACAGCCAGGCTCCAGCCCAGGTTCACCAGTTCCCCTCTTCTTGTGAAACTGGTCCAG GCAGCCCTTCCGGACACTGTATGATCACAGGAGCAGCCCTTTGGCCCATAATGACGGCCATCTCTTCCCAAGTGGCCACTCGGACCCACAG GTGCTGTCCTGGGCTGGCTGATGACCCCCCGGGTGCCCACGGAGCGGGAGCTAAGCTTCTACGGGTTGACCTCACTGGCCCTCTTGCTGGGTGCCAGCCTCATCTATTGGACCCTCTTTACACTGGGCCTGGATCTTTCTTG GTCCATCAACCTAGCCTCTAA
- the LSM12 gene encoding protein LSM12 isoform X1: MAAPPGEYFSVGSQVSCRTCQEQRLQGEVVAFDYQSKMLALKCPSSSGKPNHADILLINLQYVSEVEIINDRTETPPPLASLNVSKLASKARTEKEEKLSQAYAISAGVSLEGQQLFQTIHKTIKDCKWQEKNIVVMEEVVITPPYQVENCKGKEGSALSHVRKIVEKHFRDVESQKILQRSQAQQPQKEAALSS; this comes from the exons ATGGCGGCTCCTCCGGGCGAGTACTTCAGCGTTGGGAGCCAGGTGTCGTGCCGGACGTGCCAGGAGCAGCGGCTGCAGGGCGAGGTGGTAGCCTTCGACTACCAGTCCAAGATGCTGGCTTTAA AATGTCCCTCTTCCAGTGGAAAGCCCAACCACGCAGACATCTTGCTCATAAACTTACAGTATGTTTCAGAAGTGGAAATAATTAATGACCGAACAGAAACCCCTCCTCCCCTAGCTTCACTCAATGTTAGTAAG CTTGCCAGCAAAGCACggacagagaaggaggagaagctgAGCCAGGCCTATGCAATCAGCGCTGGTGTCTCCCTAGAGGGCCAGCAGCTCTTCCAGACCATACACAAGAC CATTAAAGACTGTAAATGGCAAGAAAAAAACATCGTAGTCATGGAAGAAGTTGTTATTACACCCCCATATCAAGTGGAAAACTGTAAAGGCAAAGAGGGGAGTGCACTGAGCCATGTACGCAAAATA GTTGAAAAACATTTTAGAGACGTGGAAAGCCAAAAGATACTGCAGCGTTCACAAGCCCAGCAACCACAGAAGGAGGCTGCCCTGTCATCCTGA
- the LSM12 gene encoding protein LSM12 isoform X2: MAAPPGEYFSVGSQVSCRTCQEQRLQGELASKARTEKEEKLSQAYAISAGVSLEGQQLFQTIHKTIKDCKWQEKNIVVMEEVVITPPYQVENCKGKEGSALSHVRKIVEKHFRDVESQKILQRSQAQQPQKEAALSS, encoded by the exons ATGGCGGCTCCTCCGGGCGAGTACTTCAGCGTTGGGAGCCAGGTGTCGTGCCGGACGTGCCAGGAGCAGCGGCTGCAGGGCGAG CTTGCCAGCAAAGCACggacagagaaggaggagaagctgAGCCAGGCCTATGCAATCAGCGCTGGTGTCTCCCTAGAGGGCCAGCAGCTCTTCCAGACCATACACAAGAC CATTAAAGACTGTAAATGGCAAGAAAAAAACATCGTAGTCATGGAAGAAGTTGTTATTACACCCCCATATCAAGTGGAAAACTGTAAAGGCAAAGAGGGGAGTGCACTGAGCCATGTACGCAAAATA GTTGAAAAACATTTTAGAGACGTGGAAAGCCAAAAGATACTGCAGCGTTCACAAGCCCAGCAACCACAGAAGGAGGCTGCCCTGTCATCCTGA